From Carettochelys insculpta isolate YL-2023 chromosome 22, ASM3395843v1, whole genome shotgun sequence, one genomic window encodes:
- the HIF3A gene encoding hypoxia-inducible factor 3-alpha isoform X3, which translates to MRAGLGLEWEAASPEICLPVAPTFNEQCYPRAAVEPMALGSAGSGLSASRSTTEIRKEKSRDAARCRRSKETEVFYQLAHTLPFARGVSAHLDKASIMRLTISYLRMHKLVTSEEWQGQPEQVDACYLKALDGFVMVLTEEGDMAYLSENVSKHLGLTQLELIGHSIFDFIHPCDQEELQDVLSPRQGFSKKKEVKTERSFSLRMKSTLTSRGRTVNLKSATWKVLHCAGHMRSYTPAREGPEEAKGGYAEPPLRCLVLICEAIPHPANIETPLDSSTFLSQHSMDMKFTYCDERIAEVAGYTPEELLGCSVYEYIHALDSDSVSKSIHTLLSKGQAVTGQYRFLAKSGGYLWAQTQATVISNSKNSQPESIVCVHFVLSQVEEVGVVLSLEQTERQGEGRRLPLKPDPAYHANGSPEEPEPDTGETILNISFERHGPRLLAFLHPAHVSEAELQRDPRRFCSPDLQRLLGPIFDPPGARAEGEGAPRARTSPQPPEPSLPPKEAAKSSSLAELPFDMQDVQKLFASTQEAVETALQDYEGLDLEMLAPYISMDDDFQLSSTEQPPWLAEKRGDLAAARGKGPPPPSASPPPRPRSSSFHGVSAREPDVPSLPRWGSENSLSHSRSLQPPAEEPMELEGLGSSPVAPTGGNHRDYPASHLGSRKRALELSLVEEGADFLEAAPLKRAHSSESDSFLLPSLNLGFLLSVEEGLEAGAPRGSMVIGRKLLALEEPMALLGDMLPFVVDGPALSQLALYDGEDEALEQSGGHFQPGEELLGELDQAT; encoded by the exons caggtcTACGACAGAGATCCGGAAGGAGAAGTCGCGAGATGCGGCGCGATGCCGGCGCAGCAAGGAGACGGAGGTGTTCTACCAgctggcccacaccctgcccttCGCCCGCGGCGTCAGCGCGCACCTGGACAAGGCCTCCATCATGCGCCTCACCATCAGCTACCTGCGGATGCACAAGCTGGTCACCTCGG aggagtggcaggggcagccggAGCAGGTGGACGCCTGTTACCTGAAGGCCCTGGACGGCTTTGTCATGGTGCTGACGGAGGAGGGTGACATGGCCTACCTGTCGGAGAACGTCAGCAAGCACCTGGGGCTGACccag ctggaGCTGATCGGACACAGCATCTTCGACTTCATCCACCCCTGTGACCAGGAAGAGCTGCAGGATGTGCTGAGCCCCCGGCAGG gcTTCTCCAAGAAGAAAGAGGTGAAGACAGAGCGCAGCTTCTCCCTGCGCATGAAGAGCACCTTGACCAGCAGGGGGCGCACCGTCAACCTCAAGTCAGCCACCTGGAAG GTGCTGCACTGTGCTGGCCACATGCGGTCCTACACCCCAGCCCGGGAGGGGCCGGAGGAGGCCAAGGGGGGGTACGCGGAGCCCcccctgcgctgcctggtgcTGATCTGTGAGGCCATCCCCCACCCCGCCAACATCGAGACCCCACTGGACAGCAGCaccttcctcagccagcacagcatgGACATGAAATTCACCTACTGCGACGAGAG GATTGCGGAGGTGGCAGGGTACACGCCTGAagagctgctgggctgctcaGTCTATGAGTACATCCATGCCCTGGACTCGGACTCCGTCAGCAAGAGCATCCACACCC tgCTGAGCAAAGGCCAGGCAGTGACAGGCCAGTACCGCTTCCTGGCCAAGAGCGGGGGCTACCTGTGGGCCCAGACCCAGGCCACCGTCATTTCCAACAGCAAGAACTCCCAGCCTGAGAGCATCGTCTGCGTCCACTTCGTGctcag ccaggtggaggaggtgggcgTTGTGCTGTCGCTGGAGCAGACTGAACGCCAGGGTGAGGGGCGACGCCTGCCCCTGAAGCCCGACCCTGCCTACCACGCCAACGGGAGCCCTGAGGAACCAGAACCAGACACGGGAGAGACCATCCTCAACATCAGCTTCG AGCGCCACGGCCCCCGGCTCCTGGCCTTCCTGCACCCAGCCCACGTGAGCGAGGCGGAGCTGCAGCGCGACCCACGCCGGTTCTGCAGCCCCGACCTGCAGCGGCTGCTGGGGCCCATCTTCGACCCCCCTGGAGCCCGAGCCGAGGGGGAGGGGGCCCCGCGGGCAcgcacctccccccagccccccgagccCAGCCTGCCGCCCAAGGAAGCTGCCAAGAGCAGCTCCCTG GCCGAGCTGCCCTTCGACATGCAGGACGTGCAGAAGCTCTTCGCCTCCACCCAGGAGGCCGTGGAGACAGCGCTGCAG GATTACGAAGGGCTCGACCTGGAGATGCTGGCTCCCTACATCTCGATGGACGACGATTTCCAGCTCAGCAGCACTGAGCAGCCCCCCTGGCTGGCCGAAAAGCGGGGCGATcttgctgcagccaggggaaaGGGTCCCCCGCCGCCCTCTGCCTCACCCCCACCACGACCCCGCTCCAGCAGCTTCCATGGGGTGTCTGCCCGCGAACCTGACGTGCCCAGCCTGCCCCGTTGGGGCAGTGAGAACAGCCTGAGCCACAGCCGGTCACTTCAGCCCCCAGCGGAGGAGCCCATGGAGCTGGAGGGGCTTGGGTCTTCCCCAGTGGCACCCACAGGAGGCAACCACAGGGATTACCCTGCCTCACACCTGGGGTCCAGGAAGAG GGCCCTGGAGCTGAgcctggtggaggaaggggctgaCTTCCTGGAGGCGGCACCCTTGAAGCGTGCCCATAGCTCGGAGTCCGACAGCTTTCTGCTGCCCTCCCTCAATCTG ggtttTCTGCTGAGcgtggaggaggggctggaagcCGGGGCGCCCCGGGGCAGCATGGTGATAGGTCGGaagctgctggccctggaggagccCATGG ccctgctgggtgaCATGCTGCCCTTCGTGGTGGACGGCCCAGCGCTCTCCCAGCTGGCCCTGTACGATGGCGAGGACGAGGCCTTGGAGCAGAGCGGCGGGCACTTCCAGCCGGGCGAGGAGCTCTTGGGGGAGCTGGACCAGGCCACCTGA